A DNA window from Setaria viridis chromosome 2, Setaria_viridis_v4.0, whole genome shotgun sequence contains the following coding sequences:
- the LOC117846468 gene encoding SAC3 family protein B isoform X1: MAASGFGREAGPSSRGPGSAFPAFGVGAATPTATASPATPSFPSARPATPPFPSVRPANPSFPSPRPATPSFPSARPTTPLAAAAPRFPSPRPQLAAAATTSRPATTLPMSIPVPSARPAAAPGTAASARFPIPRSTLDPGAVAATGRHVARHLQPQLRPATPSVSRPVDPFISSRSRAPSAVSNLRADSPADYDNGMGQRRLVNYADPLFENGGLQSSKQLRMPPSEQMRLHTSARSPPSNITSKFRPPSDFQDHHPVHIADPRNNVFTDALQNRSLDHNISKRSRSPTLSYQDVDGAARIDTGGNARRLVDYTDTLIGDENIETSKRMRSPASEFTRAIKSPPSDIRDNIRSSPNSAQNLHAHADVQKSTASLPKFGNQIQSRIGGARSPPHQMSSLSDDSNEPNTSAVSPPKSSIRSATRRMGTSPLDASDDDHSTPSTELEREQQAKAKRLARFHVELSRPVENTNDFVKTLKGSADRPKQATSVGNFPMKKNDNTDESTSADMDSPVLAAIVGLCPDMCPEPERAERERKGDLDRYERLDGDRNLTTELLAVKKYNRTAERDADLIRPMPVLQKTMDYLLSLLDHTYDDSFLGLYNFLWDRMRAIRMDLRMQHFFNQEAISMLEQMIRLHIVAMHELCEYNKGEGFSEGFDAHLNIEQMNKTSVELFQMYDDHRRKGVFFSTEKEFRGYYALLKLDKHPGYKVEPAELSLDLAKMSREIRGSPEILFAREVARACRIGNFIAFFRLSRKATYLQACLMHAHFAKLRRQALASLHSGLQSGQGIPISQVVEWLAMEDEDIESLLEYHGFGLRQYEELYLVKEGPFLNSESDFPSGCSQLVHSKKSQRVIVDVSSGPVCAPMSKKNTSVSYSSRLATGKRDLFPSLHAPVVPHDGRRDPSSLFSGSVSTTPGRQISSMFPNPFSPKAANKLFSPTRPSPLIPNAGREDSVSSFPTAASPQSSQREIFSKTPKVASPKPEGKPKLTDDLTAEDQDSGLAGSPKKVEMQTEILWSQANTENNNALAEPIVSHSLADSVSLDYSNMLGDEDEVRVDMDEGTPDHEVLVIEPGSPIGSPSSDRNEYEDHNISSSTVDDWLPIVTSPKKQISGEKLKAILRKWSQRAADKRFLREQKNALAVEALCSLSLGPPVHNTTMVPKLAVEELDIGHAFKERQARQQRSWSRLNVSELSGPILLETNPDARCLCWKLLVLVPPGAMESQTNNFASKWLLRKLMGSGNGDSGLVVSSAGLSIWTEWMSFPNTCCLSVVRASDQQVIGNDIANSTSCIAFVVSEGISWETQKARLNSLLASIPAQSNLPLLILSGDKYHEGYDYASQYITDRLGLSGLHGGQIASSLVIFLVEHMEDYANGFFDDDKLREGLKWLIRSLPRQPDVTLVKTHELLLNYLSAQLELFNTRVAPGAGPGDCISAFNNAVDQVVEEVMAAAHTNTNRWPALEIDLLERTSNERIYAEVFLPSIGWSSPLRIQPLVAAINACKIPEFSYDLSWLNQGSHMGKQTQDQKKFLQECLARYLTESTRLLDETQVATEVNIMVQKYVGLELRDSYYYLVPRWVTIFRRIYNWRLAKLSTGEFSEAYVLSQHLYQTPAAANSNGATATQGRTARSNTCNEASILEDHSTMPAVSTGLSLDEIIEISCDLDAVDVQPVSQQPRPPTQIHEEPHAPADTDVEMNTVHGVSGELYIPRRVGLGELVPLGGDDKLARLLEQCTKLQDRIDDTLSIYF, from the exons ATGGCCGCATCCGGCTTCGGCCGCGAAGCCGGGCCTTCCTCCCGCGGCCCGGGCTCCGCCTTCCCTGCcttcggcgtcggcgccgccaccccgaCCGCGACCGCGTCTCCCGCTACCCCGTCCTTCCCCTCCGCTCGTCCCGCCACCCCGCCCTTCCCCTCGGTTCGCCCGGCCAACCcgtccttcccctcccctcgcccGGCCACCCCTTCCTTCCCGTCCGCTCGCCCGACCacccctctcgccgccgccgccccgcgcttCCCGAGCCCTCGgccccagctcgccgccgcggctacAACCTCTCGCCCTGCTACCACCCTGCCCATGTCCATACCCGTGCCCTCAGCGCGCCCGGCAGCTGCTCCCGGCACTGCCGCTTCCGCGCGTTTCCCGATCCCTCGCTCCACGCTCGATCCAGGCGCGGTTGCTGCGACTGGTCGCCACGTCGCTCGGCATCTTCAGCCCCAACTGAG GCCAGCCACACCATCAGTAAGCAGGCCGGTGGATCCTTTTATTTCCTCAAGAAGCAGGGCCCCATCAGCTGTATCAAATCTGCGTGCGGATTCCCCTGCAGATTACGATAATGGTATGGGACAAAGAAG GTTGGTGAACTATGCAGATCCATTGTTTGAAAACGGAGGTTTGCAATCTTCAAAGCAATTGAGGATGCCACCTTCAGAGCAAATGAGATTGCACACTTCAGCCAGATCACCGCCATCAAACATTACCAGCAAGTTTAGACCTCCATCGGACTTTCAAGATCATCATCCTGTGCATATTGCTGATCCTCGTAATAATGT ATTCACTGATGCATTGCAAAATCGATCGTTGGATCATAACATTTCAAAAAGGTCGAGGTCACCTACTTTGTCCTATCAGGATGTTGATGGCGCGGCTCGTATTGATACTGGTGGAAATGCGAGAAG ACTGGTTGACTATACAGATACCCTCATCGGTGATGAAAATATTGAAACCTCAAAAAGGATGAGATCGCCTGCATCAGAGTTCACACGCGCGATCAAATCACCGCCATCAGACATCAGAGACAATATTAGGTCATCACCCAACTCAGCCCAGAATCTTCATGCACATGCCGATGTCCAGAA GTCTACTGCATCCCTTCCCAAGTTCGGAAATCAAATACAATCGCGCATTGGTGGCGCACGTTCACCACCACATCAGATGTCTAGTCTTTCAGATGACTCCAACGAACCTAACACATCTGCTGTTTCTCCACCAAAGTCTTCTATCCGTAGTGCTACCAGAAGAATGGGGACCTCTCCTTTGGATGCCAGTGATGATGATCACTCTACCCCTTCAACTGAACTTGAGAG GGAGCAACAAGCAAAAGCCAAGCGTCTGGCTCGTTTCCATGTTGAATTAAGCAGGCCAGTAGAAAATACTAATGACTTTGTAAAAACACTCAAAGGCTCTGCAGACAGGCCCAAACAAGCCACATCAGTGGGAAACtttccaatgaaaaaaaatgataatACTGATGAAAGTACTTCGGCTGACATGGATTCGCCAGTGTTAGCCGCGATTGTTGGGCTTTGTCCAGATATGTGCCCAG AACCTGAAAGGGCAGAGCGTGAGAGAAAGGGAGATCTCGATAGGTATGAAAGATTGGATGGAGATAGAAACCTAACTACTGAGCTTCTCGCTGTTAAAAAG TATAATAGGACTGCTGAGAGAGATGCAGACTTGATAAGGCCTATGCCAGTTCTACAGAAGACAATGGATTACCTTCTTAGTTTGCTGGATCACACGTATGATGACAGTTTCTTGGGCTTATACAACTTCTTGTGGGACAGGATGCGAGCGATAAGAATGGATCTTAGAATGCAACATTTCTTCAATCAAGAGGCTATTTCTATGCTTGAGCAAATG ATAAGGCTCCACATTGTTGCAATGCACGAATTGTGTGAATACAACAAAGGAGAAGGTTTTTCAGAGGGTTTTGATGCACACCTCAACATTGAGCAGATGAATAAAACATCAGTTGAGCTATTTCAAATGTATGATGACCATAGGAGAAAGGGTGTTTTCTTCTCAACAGAAAAGGAATTTCGGGGTTATTATGCACTCCTCAAGTTAGACAAGCATCCTGGTTACAAG GTTGAACCTGCTGAGTTATCTCTGGATCTTGCTAAGATGTCTCGTGAAATCAGAGGCAGTCCAGAGATCTTGTTTGCAAGAGAAGTTGCGAG AGCTTGCAGAATTGGGAACTTTATAGCCTTCTTTCGTCTCTCAAGGAAAGCAACTTATTTGCAGGCCTGTTTGATGCATGCTCACTTTGCAAAG TTAAGGAGGCAAGCACTCGCTTCATTGCACAGTGGTCTCCAGAGTGGACAAGGAATCCCTATTTCACAAGTTGTGGAGTGGCTTGCTATGGAG gaTGAGGACATCGAAAGTCTCTTAGAGTACCATGGTTTTGGATTGAGGCAGTATGAAGAACTGTACCTAGTAAAAGAAGGACCCTTTCTTAACAGTGAAAGTGATTTCCCATCTGGCTGTTCTCAGCTTGTGCATTCAAAGAAATCGCAGAGAGTCATTGTTGATGTTTCTTCTGGGCCAGTTTGTGCTCCTATGAGCAAAAAAAATACTTCTGTTTCATATTCTAGTCGACTCGCTACTGGCAAAAGAGATCTATTTCCATCACTGCATGCTCCTGTGGTTCCTCATGATGGCAGAAGGGATCCCTCTTCACTGTTTTCTGGGTCTGTTTCAACCACTCCTGGCAGACAGATTAGCTCGATGTTTCCTAATCCATTTTCTCCGAAAGCTGCCAATAAATTATTCAGTCCAACACGTCCAAGTCCTCTTATCCCAAATGCTGGTAGAGAAGACAGTGTTTCATCTTTCCCTACTGCTGCTTCTCCACAAAGTAGCCAGAGGGAGATATTCTCAAAAACACCAAAAGTAGCATCGCCAaaacctgaaggcaagcccaaGTTGACTGATGATCTTACAGCTGAAGATCAAGATAGTGGGCTTGCAGGGTCCCCTAAGAAAGTGGAGATGCAAACAGAGATACTGTGGTCACAAGCTAATACAGAAAACAACAATGCTTTGGCAGAACCAATTGTTTCGCATTCTCTTGCAGATAGCGTTTCTTTAGATTACTCCAATATGCTTGGAGATGAAGACGAGGTCAGGGTAGACATGGATGAGGGAACTCCAGACCATGAAGTTCTGGTTATCGAACCTGGATCACCTATTGGCTCCCCTTCGTCTGATCGCAATGAATATGAGGATCATAATATTAGTAGCAGCACAGTTGATGATTGGTTACCAATTGTTACGTCTCCCAAGAAACAAATTTCCGGTGAAAAGCTGAAGGCAATACTGAG GAAATGGAGTCAACGTGCTGCGGACAAACGATTTCTTAGGGAGCAGAAAAATGCTCTTGCTGTTGAAGCATTGTGTTCTCTATCACTTGGCCCGCCAGTTCATAATACTACAATG GTTCCTAAGCTTGCTGTCGAAGAGCTAGACATTGGGCATGCCTTTAAAGAAAGACAAGCAAGGCAGCAAAGATCTTGGTCGCGTCTCAATGTTTCGGAGTTGTCTGGTCCTATTTTACTTGAAACTAACCCTGATGCAAGATGCCTCTGCTGGAAGTTGCTTGTACTTGTCCCACCAGGTGCCATGGAATCCCAGACCAACAATTTTGCCTCAAAATGGCTACTTAGGAAGCTCATGGGTTCTGGAAATGGAGATAGTGGATTGGTTGTTTCATCAGCAGGCCTATCAATTTGGACAGAGTGGATGAGCTTTCCGAACACATGCTGTCTGTCTGTTGTTAGGGCCAGTGATCAGCAAGTTATTGGTAATGATATTGCCAATAGTACAAGCTGTATAGCATTTGTAGTGTCTGAAGGCATTTCATGGGAAACGCAGAAGGCACGACTTAACAGTCTGTTAGCCTCCATACCAGCTCAATCCAATCTTCCTCTCCTGATATTGAGCGGCGATAAATATCATGAAGGTTATGACTATGCTTCACAATATATCACTGACAGGCTTGGCCTCAGTGGTCTTCATGGAGGACAGATTGCTTCATCATTGGTTATTTTTCTTGTTGAACACATGGAAGATTATGCCAATGGTTTCTTTGATGATGACAAGTTGCGTGAGGGTCTGAAGTGGCTGATTAGAAGTTTGCCAAGGCAGCCTGATGTCACTCTTGTGAAGACCCATGAGTTGCTTCTGAACTACTTGAGCGCACAACTTGAGCTGTTTAATACCCGTGTTGCACCTGGAGCTGGACCTGGGGATTGTATTTCAGCATTCAACAATGCTGTCGATCAAGTTGTAGAAGAGGTTATGGCTGCAGCACACACAAACACTAACCGATGGCCAGCTCTTGAGATTGATCTTCTGGAGAGAACAAGTAATGAGAGGATATATGCAGAAGTGTTCTTGCCTAGCATTGGATGGTCATCGCCGTTAAGGATCCAGCCACTGGTTGCGGCCATTAACGCTTGCAAGATTCCAGAGTTCAGTTATGATTTATCTTGGCTAAACCAAGGTTCTCACATGGGCAAGCAAACCCAAGATCAGAAGAAGTTCCTTCAGGAGTGCTTGGCGAGATATCTGACTGAATCAACTCGGTTGTTAGATGAAACTCAGGTGGCCACCGAAGTAAATATTATGGTGCAGAAATATGTTGGCCTTGAGCTCCGAGACTCATACTACTACCTTGTTCCAAGATGGGTGACTATCTTCCGTCGTATTTACAACTGGAGGCTAGCAAAGCTTTCTACCGGAGAGTTCTCAGAAGCTTATGTCCTGAGCCAGCACCTCTATCAGACTCCTGCAGCAGCTAACTCTAATGGTGCCACTGCCACACAAGGGCGCACTGCTAGAAGCAACACCTGCAATGAGGCGTCCATTTTGGAGGATCACAGCACGATGCCTGCTGTGTCAACTGGGCTTTCACTAGATGAAATCATCGAGATCAGTTGCGATCTCGATGCTGTCGATGTGCAACCTGTAAGTCAACAGCCACGACCACCCACCCAGATTCATGAAGAACCCCATGCACCAGCAGACACGGACGTCGAGATGAACACGGTGCATGGTGTTAGCGGTGAATTGTACATACCAAGAAGGGTAGGTTTGGGGGAGCTGGTGCCACTCGGGGGGGACGACAAGCTTGCTCGGCTACTCGAGCAGTGTACCAAGCTACAGGACAGGATCGATGATACGCTTTCCATTTACTTTTGA
- the LOC117846468 gene encoding SAC3 family protein B isoform X2 yields the protein MAASGFGREAGPSSRGPGSAFPAFGVGAATPTATASPATPSFPSARPATPPFPSVRPANPSFPSPRPATPSFPSARPTTPLAAAAPRFPSPRPQLAAAATTSRPATTLPMSIPVPSARPAAAPGTAASARFPIPRSTLDPGAVAATGRHVARHLQPQLRPATPSVSRPVDPFISSRSRAPSAVSNLRADSPADYDNGMGQRRLVNYADPLFENGGLQSSKQLRMPPSEQMRLHTSARSPPSNITSKFRPPSDFQDHHPVHIADPRNNVFTDALQNRSLDHNISKRSRSPTLSYQDVDGAARIDTGGNARRLVDYTDTLIGDENIETSKRMRSPASEFTRAIKSPPSDIRDNIRSTASLPKFGNQIQSRIGGARSPPHQMSSLSDDSNEPNTSAVSPPKSSIRSATRRMGTSPLDASDDDHSTPSTELEREQQAKAKRLARFHVELSRPVENTNDFVKTLKGSADRPKQATSVGNFPMKKNDNTDESTSADMDSPVLAAIVGLCPDMCPEPERAERERKGDLDRYERLDGDRNLTTELLAVKKYNRTAERDADLIRPMPVLQKTMDYLLSLLDHTYDDSFLGLYNFLWDRMRAIRMDLRMQHFFNQEAISMLEQMIRLHIVAMHELCEYNKGEGFSEGFDAHLNIEQMNKTSVELFQMYDDHRRKGVFFSTEKEFRGYYALLKLDKHPGYKVEPAELSLDLAKMSREIRGSPEILFAREVARACRIGNFIAFFRLSRKATYLQACLMHAHFAKLRRQALASLHSGLQSGQGIPISQVVEWLAMEDEDIESLLEYHGFGLRQYEELYLVKEGPFLNSESDFPSGCSQLVHSKKSQRVIVDVSSGPVCAPMSKKNTSVSYSSRLATGKRDLFPSLHAPVVPHDGRRDPSSLFSGSVSTTPGRQISSMFPNPFSPKAANKLFSPTRPSPLIPNAGREDSVSSFPTAASPQSSQREIFSKTPKVASPKPEGKPKLTDDLTAEDQDSGLAGSPKKVEMQTEILWSQANTENNNALAEPIVSHSLADSVSLDYSNMLGDEDEVRVDMDEGTPDHEVLVIEPGSPIGSPSSDRNEYEDHNISSSTVDDWLPIVTSPKKQISGEKLKAILRKWSQRAADKRFLREQKNALAVEALCSLSLGPPVHNTTMVPKLAVEELDIGHAFKERQARQQRSWSRLNVSELSGPILLETNPDARCLCWKLLVLVPPGAMESQTNNFASKWLLRKLMGSGNGDSGLVVSSAGLSIWTEWMSFPNTCCLSVVRASDQQVIGNDIANSTSCIAFVVSEGISWETQKARLNSLLASIPAQSNLPLLILSGDKYHEGYDYASQYITDRLGLSGLHGGQIASSLVIFLVEHMEDYANGFFDDDKLREGLKWLIRSLPRQPDVTLVKTHELLLNYLSAQLELFNTRVAPGAGPGDCISAFNNAVDQVVEEVMAAAHTNTNRWPALEIDLLERTSNERIYAEVFLPSIGWSSPLRIQPLVAAINACKIPEFSYDLSWLNQGSHMGKQTQDQKKFLQECLARYLTESTRLLDETQVATEVNIMVQKYVGLELRDSYYYLVPRWVTIFRRIYNWRLAKLSTGEFSEAYVLSQHLYQTPAAANSNGATATQGRTARSNTCNEASILEDHSTMPAVSTGLSLDEIIEISCDLDAVDVQPVSQQPRPPTQIHEEPHAPADTDVEMNTVHGVSGELYIPRRVGLGELVPLGGDDKLARLLEQCTKLQDRIDDTLSIYF from the exons ATGGCCGCATCCGGCTTCGGCCGCGAAGCCGGGCCTTCCTCCCGCGGCCCGGGCTCCGCCTTCCCTGCcttcggcgtcggcgccgccaccccgaCCGCGACCGCGTCTCCCGCTACCCCGTCCTTCCCCTCCGCTCGTCCCGCCACCCCGCCCTTCCCCTCGGTTCGCCCGGCCAACCcgtccttcccctcccctcgcccGGCCACCCCTTCCTTCCCGTCCGCTCGCCCGACCacccctctcgccgccgccgccccgcgcttCCCGAGCCCTCGgccccagctcgccgccgcggctacAACCTCTCGCCCTGCTACCACCCTGCCCATGTCCATACCCGTGCCCTCAGCGCGCCCGGCAGCTGCTCCCGGCACTGCCGCTTCCGCGCGTTTCCCGATCCCTCGCTCCACGCTCGATCCAGGCGCGGTTGCTGCGACTGGTCGCCACGTCGCTCGGCATCTTCAGCCCCAACTGAG GCCAGCCACACCATCAGTAAGCAGGCCGGTGGATCCTTTTATTTCCTCAAGAAGCAGGGCCCCATCAGCTGTATCAAATCTGCGTGCGGATTCCCCTGCAGATTACGATAATGGTATGGGACAAAGAAG GTTGGTGAACTATGCAGATCCATTGTTTGAAAACGGAGGTTTGCAATCTTCAAAGCAATTGAGGATGCCACCTTCAGAGCAAATGAGATTGCACACTTCAGCCAGATCACCGCCATCAAACATTACCAGCAAGTTTAGACCTCCATCGGACTTTCAAGATCATCATCCTGTGCATATTGCTGATCCTCGTAATAATGT ATTCACTGATGCATTGCAAAATCGATCGTTGGATCATAACATTTCAAAAAGGTCGAGGTCACCTACTTTGTCCTATCAGGATGTTGATGGCGCGGCTCGTATTGATACTGGTGGAAATGCGAGAAG ACTGGTTGACTATACAGATACCCTCATCGGTGATGAAAATATTGAAACCTCAAAAAGGATGAGATCGCCTGCATCAGAGTTCACACGCGCGATCAAATCACCGCCATCAGACATCAGAGACAATATTAG GTCTACTGCATCCCTTCCCAAGTTCGGAAATCAAATACAATCGCGCATTGGTGGCGCACGTTCACCACCACATCAGATGTCTAGTCTTTCAGATGACTCCAACGAACCTAACACATCTGCTGTTTCTCCACCAAAGTCTTCTATCCGTAGTGCTACCAGAAGAATGGGGACCTCTCCTTTGGATGCCAGTGATGATGATCACTCTACCCCTTCAACTGAACTTGAGAG GGAGCAACAAGCAAAAGCCAAGCGTCTGGCTCGTTTCCATGTTGAATTAAGCAGGCCAGTAGAAAATACTAATGACTTTGTAAAAACACTCAAAGGCTCTGCAGACAGGCCCAAACAAGCCACATCAGTGGGAAACtttccaatgaaaaaaaatgataatACTGATGAAAGTACTTCGGCTGACATGGATTCGCCAGTGTTAGCCGCGATTGTTGGGCTTTGTCCAGATATGTGCCCAG AACCTGAAAGGGCAGAGCGTGAGAGAAAGGGAGATCTCGATAGGTATGAAAGATTGGATGGAGATAGAAACCTAACTACTGAGCTTCTCGCTGTTAAAAAG TATAATAGGACTGCTGAGAGAGATGCAGACTTGATAAGGCCTATGCCAGTTCTACAGAAGACAATGGATTACCTTCTTAGTTTGCTGGATCACACGTATGATGACAGTTTCTTGGGCTTATACAACTTCTTGTGGGACAGGATGCGAGCGATAAGAATGGATCTTAGAATGCAACATTTCTTCAATCAAGAGGCTATTTCTATGCTTGAGCAAATG ATAAGGCTCCACATTGTTGCAATGCACGAATTGTGTGAATACAACAAAGGAGAAGGTTTTTCAGAGGGTTTTGATGCACACCTCAACATTGAGCAGATGAATAAAACATCAGTTGAGCTATTTCAAATGTATGATGACCATAGGAGAAAGGGTGTTTTCTTCTCAACAGAAAAGGAATTTCGGGGTTATTATGCACTCCTCAAGTTAGACAAGCATCCTGGTTACAAG GTTGAACCTGCTGAGTTATCTCTGGATCTTGCTAAGATGTCTCGTGAAATCAGAGGCAGTCCAGAGATCTTGTTTGCAAGAGAAGTTGCGAG AGCTTGCAGAATTGGGAACTTTATAGCCTTCTTTCGTCTCTCAAGGAAAGCAACTTATTTGCAGGCCTGTTTGATGCATGCTCACTTTGCAAAG TTAAGGAGGCAAGCACTCGCTTCATTGCACAGTGGTCTCCAGAGTGGACAAGGAATCCCTATTTCACAAGTTGTGGAGTGGCTTGCTATGGAG gaTGAGGACATCGAAAGTCTCTTAGAGTACCATGGTTTTGGATTGAGGCAGTATGAAGAACTGTACCTAGTAAAAGAAGGACCCTTTCTTAACAGTGAAAGTGATTTCCCATCTGGCTGTTCTCAGCTTGTGCATTCAAAGAAATCGCAGAGAGTCATTGTTGATGTTTCTTCTGGGCCAGTTTGTGCTCCTATGAGCAAAAAAAATACTTCTGTTTCATATTCTAGTCGACTCGCTACTGGCAAAAGAGATCTATTTCCATCACTGCATGCTCCTGTGGTTCCTCATGATGGCAGAAGGGATCCCTCTTCACTGTTTTCTGGGTCTGTTTCAACCACTCCTGGCAGACAGATTAGCTCGATGTTTCCTAATCCATTTTCTCCGAAAGCTGCCAATAAATTATTCAGTCCAACACGTCCAAGTCCTCTTATCCCAAATGCTGGTAGAGAAGACAGTGTTTCATCTTTCCCTACTGCTGCTTCTCCACAAAGTAGCCAGAGGGAGATATTCTCAAAAACACCAAAAGTAGCATCGCCAaaacctgaaggcaagcccaaGTTGACTGATGATCTTACAGCTGAAGATCAAGATAGTGGGCTTGCAGGGTCCCCTAAGAAAGTGGAGATGCAAACAGAGATACTGTGGTCACAAGCTAATACAGAAAACAACAATGCTTTGGCAGAACCAATTGTTTCGCATTCTCTTGCAGATAGCGTTTCTTTAGATTACTCCAATATGCTTGGAGATGAAGACGAGGTCAGGGTAGACATGGATGAGGGAACTCCAGACCATGAAGTTCTGGTTATCGAACCTGGATCACCTATTGGCTCCCCTTCGTCTGATCGCAATGAATATGAGGATCATAATATTAGTAGCAGCACAGTTGATGATTGGTTACCAATTGTTACGTCTCCCAAGAAACAAATTTCCGGTGAAAAGCTGAAGGCAATACTGAG GAAATGGAGTCAACGTGCTGCGGACAAACGATTTCTTAGGGAGCAGAAAAATGCTCTTGCTGTTGAAGCATTGTGTTCTCTATCACTTGGCCCGCCAGTTCATAATACTACAATG GTTCCTAAGCTTGCTGTCGAAGAGCTAGACATTGGGCATGCCTTTAAAGAAAGACAAGCAAGGCAGCAAAGATCTTGGTCGCGTCTCAATGTTTCGGAGTTGTCTGGTCCTATTTTACTTGAAACTAACCCTGATGCAAGATGCCTCTGCTGGAAGTTGCTTGTACTTGTCCCACCAGGTGCCATGGAATCCCAGACCAACAATTTTGCCTCAAAATGGCTACTTAGGAAGCTCATGGGTTCTGGAAATGGAGATAGTGGATTGGTTGTTTCATCAGCAGGCCTATCAATTTGGACAGAGTGGATGAGCTTTCCGAACACATGCTGTCTGTCTGTTGTTAGGGCCAGTGATCAGCAAGTTATTGGTAATGATATTGCCAATAGTACAAGCTGTATAGCATTTGTAGTGTCTGAAGGCATTTCATGGGAAACGCAGAAGGCACGACTTAACAGTCTGTTAGCCTCCATACCAGCTCAATCCAATCTTCCTCTCCTGATATTGAGCGGCGATAAATATCATGAAGGTTATGACTATGCTTCACAATATATCACTGACAGGCTTGGCCTCAGTGGTCTTCATGGAGGACAGATTGCTTCATCATTGGTTATTTTTCTTGTTGAACACATGGAAGATTATGCCAATGGTTTCTTTGATGATGACAAGTTGCGTGAGGGTCTGAAGTGGCTGATTAGAAGTTTGCCAAGGCAGCCTGATGTCACTCTTGTGAAGACCCATGAGTTGCTTCTGAACTACTTGAGCGCACAACTTGAGCTGTTTAATACCCGTGTTGCACCTGGAGCTGGACCTGGGGATTGTATTTCAGCATTCAACAATGCTGTCGATCAAGTTGTAGAAGAGGTTATGGCTGCAGCACACACAAACACTAACCGATGGCCAGCTCTTGAGATTGATCTTCTGGAGAGAACAAGTAATGAGAGGATATATGCAGAAGTGTTCTTGCCTAGCATTGGATGGTCATCGCCGTTAAGGATCCAGCCACTGGTTGCGGCCATTAACGCTTGCAAGATTCCAGAGTTCAGTTATGATTTATCTTGGCTAAACCAAGGTTCTCACATGGGCAAGCAAACCCAAGATCAGAAGAAGTTCCTTCAGGAGTGCTTGGCGAGATATCTGACTGAATCAACTCGGTTGTTAGATGAAACTCAGGTGGCCACCGAAGTAAATATTATGGTGCAGAAATATGTTGGCCTTGAGCTCCGAGACTCATACTACTACCTTGTTCCAAGATGGGTGACTATCTTCCGTCGTATTTACAACTGGAGGCTAGCAAAGCTTTCTACCGGAGAGTTCTCAGAAGCTTATGTCCTGAGCCAGCACCTCTATCAGACTCCTGCAGCAGCTAACTCTAATGGTGCCACTGCCACACAAGGGCGCACTGCTAGAAGCAACACCTGCAATGAGGCGTCCATTTTGGAGGATCACAGCACGATGCCTGCTGTGTCAACTGGGCTTTCACTAGATGAAATCATCGAGATCAGTTGCGATCTCGATGCTGTCGATGTGCAACCTGTAAGTCAACAGCCACGACCACCCACCCAGATTCATGAAGAACCCCATGCACCAGCAGACACGGACGTCGAGATGAACACGGTGCATGGTGTTAGCGGTGAATTGTACATACCAAGAAGGGTAGGTTTGGGGGAGCTGGTGCCACTCGGGGGGGACGACAAGCTTGCTCGGCTACTCGAGCAGTGTACCAAGCTACAGGACAGGATCGATGATACGCTTTCCATTTACTTTTGA